The Panthera leo isolate Ple1 chromosome C2, P.leo_Ple1_pat1.1, whole genome shotgun sequence genome window below encodes:
- the LOC122198454 gene encoding proline-rich protein 23A-like: protein MGSRPRSPSAYPAPCPGPPSGGPGPAKRSRTEEFAGLEGLEGPPAAGALTSVVVLAEGCALQVPLDDVDLVLEPEPTSVLQVSVGELTLLLVPEALLRSGGQGHSLVVLEPCAFLGAPGHDVAVEQGFFHASVPQMVPQEEAYEEDADPAFLSPRMDPAAGSVAGLRHCAGSVTNPYPVGQVPEPRSWAPTPSPERRSSFRYFNLDVHLLEPFPNSPLQPLPASPSPGPHARPQRPPGPSRKARRRLFQE, encoded by the coding sequence ATGGGCAGCCGGCCCCGCAGCCCCAGCGCCTACCCTGCGCCCTGTCCCGGACCGCCGTCCGGAGGACCCGGCCCCGCCAAGCGCAGCCGAACCGAGGAGTTTGCAGGCCTGGAAGGCCTGGAGGGGCCCCCGGCCGCCGGCGCCCTCACCTCCGTGGTGGTTCTGGCCGAGGGCTGTGCCCTGCAAGTGCCCCTGGACGACGTCGACCTGGTGCTTGAGCCCGAGCCAACGTCGGTCCTGCAAGTGTCTGTCGGAGAGCTCACCCTGCTGCTGGTCCCCGAGGCCCTCCTGCGCTCAGGAGGGCAGGGCCACTCGCTTGTCGTCCTGGAACCCTGCGCTTTCCTGGGCGCGCCCGGGCACGACGTCGCCGTCGAGCAAGGATTCTTCCACGCATCTGTCCCACAGATGGTCCCCCAAGAAGAGGCCTACGAGGAAGACGCGGACCCCGCGTTCCTGTCGCCTCGGATGGACCCTGCAGCCGGCTCCGTTGCTGGGCTCCGCCACTGCGCGGGAAGCGTGACCAACCCCTACCCTGTGGGCCAGGTACCAGAGCCTCGGTCTTGGGCCCCCACTCCTAGTCCAGAGAGACGCTCTTCTTTCCGCTACTTCAACCTGGACGTCCACCTTCTGGAGCCCTTCCCCAACTCGCCACTCCAACCTCTACCTGCCTCTCCGAGTCCAGGTCCCCACGCGCGCCCCCAGCGCCCTCCGGGTCCTTCTCGCAAGGCCCGGAGACGCCTGTTCCAGGAATGA